The following coding sequences lie in one Dysgonomonas mossii genomic window:
- the carA gene encoding glutamine-hydrolyzing carbamoyl-phosphate synthase small subunit, producing the protein MHLDKPVQLILDDGTIFEGKSFGSETAKAGEVVFSTAMVGYTESLTDPSYLGQILVVTFPLVGNYGVPDDTLTDGISDFYESEKVQVSGLIVSDYSHEYSHWNAKKSLGDWLKEHDVPGIYGIDTRELTKILREKGSMKGKIVFKGANEIEFYDPNIENQVAIASCKEVLTYGNGEKKVVLVDCGVKHNIIRSLLKRNVTVIRVPWDYDFNQLEWDGLFISNGPGNPDFCEETVKNIRKAMEGSKPICGICMGNQLLSKAGGATIYKLKYGHRSHNQPVKMVDSTQCFITSQNHGYAVANASLSAEWEPLFINLNDGTNEGIKHKTKPFFSAQFHPEACSGPTDTAFIFDLFIEKL; encoded by the coding sequence ATGCATTTAGACAAACCAGTTCAACTAATTCTTGATGACGGAACAATTTTCGAAGGAAAGTCATTCGGCTCTGAAACCGCAAAAGCCGGAGAAGTTGTATTTAGCACTGCAATGGTAGGCTATACAGAAAGCCTTACCGACCCTTCTTATTTAGGTCAGATACTAGTTGTCACATTTCCTCTTGTTGGTAACTACGGGGTTCCCGATGATACCCTTACCGACGGTATTTCCGATTTTTACGAATCGGAAAAAGTACAAGTAAGCGGACTCATCGTCTCAGATTACTCGCACGAATACTCTCACTGGAATGCTAAAAAAAGTCTGGGAGACTGGTTAAAAGAGCACGACGTACCGGGTATTTATGGCATTGATACGCGTGAGCTAACAAAGATACTCCGCGAAAAAGGTTCGATGAAGGGAAAAATCGTTTTCAAAGGTGCAAACGAAATTGAGTTTTATGATCCAAATATCGAAAACCAGGTTGCAATAGCGAGTTGCAAAGAAGTGCTGACATACGGCAACGGAGAGAAGAAGGTAGTTCTAGTAGACTGCGGTGTTAAGCATAATATCATACGCAGCTTACTAAAGAGAAACGTAACAGTAATACGCGTGCCTTGGGATTATGACTTCAACCAGTTGGAATGGGATGGATTGTTTATCTCAAATGGTCCCGGCAACCCTGATTTTTGCGAAGAAACTGTAAAGAATATTCGTAAGGCAATGGAAGGAAGCAAACCGATCTGCGGAATATGTATGGGCAACCAGCTGCTTTCTAAAGCAGGCGGAGCAACCATATATAAATTAAAGTATGGACATCGCAGTCATAATCAACCCGTAAAGATGGTTGACTCGACTCAATGCTTCATCACTTCACAAAACCATGGCTATGCGGTAGCGAATGCGTCATTAAGTGCAGAATGGGAACCTTTATTTATCAACCTGAATGATGGAACGAACGAAGGTATCAAGCATAAGACTAAACCATTCTTTTCGGCACAGTTTCACCCAGAAGCATGTAGCGGCCCAACAGATACAGCCTTTATTTTCGATTTATTTATTGAAAAATTATAA
- a CDS encoding tyrosine-protein phosphatase, with the protein MTWDRFAIASNEERGELDSIQYFESGITKYTSIIRDKISKSASLKIDFSDEWSLFAGTSLEDIDYTQPIAKGQGRGVFSLTISDPMRYYFVLATANEKVVLSEQHLPMAGGYNFRDLGGYKTQDGRRVKWGKIFRSDDLHNLNDVDLAYLASIPLVSIVDFRSEKEMMQAPDKNPVSVKQNYPLCISPGNLMTVATSKDDLYKLSVDEADTLMKGMNTLLVTDPICIDRYRKLFSLLQNEENIPLMFHCSAGKDRTGMAVALVLSSLGVDEETILDDYLLSNSYLADKYAEYKNASPALKSLFEVKPEFLKSGLDTIKKEHSTIDAFLKNILNVDIEKMRELYLF; encoded by the coding sequence ATGACTTGGGATAGATTTGCGATTGCATCGAATGAAGAAAGAGGAGAGTTAGATAGTATTCAATATTTTGAGTCGGGCATAACAAAATATACATCAATAATTAGAGATAAAATATCAAAGTCAGCATCATTAAAAATTGATTTTTCTGACGAATGGTCACTCTTTGCAGGAACTTCGCTTGAAGATATTGATTATACCCAACCAATAGCAAAAGGGCAGGGCAGGGGTGTTTTTTCTTTGACTATATCAGACCCAATGAGGTACTACTTTGTGTTAGCCACAGCCAACGAAAAAGTTGTATTATCCGAGCAACATTTGCCAATGGCTGGAGGATATAATTTTAGAGATTTAGGAGGTTACAAAACACAAGACGGCCGCCGCGTGAAATGGGGTAAAATATTTCGCTCAGATGATCTTCATAATCTGAATGATGTAGACTTGGCTTATCTGGCTTCTATTCCTTTGGTTTCTATCGTAGATTTCAGGTCTGAAAAAGAAATGATGCAAGCTCCGGATAAAAATCCGGTTTCGGTAAAACAGAACTATCCCTTGTGTATAAGTCCCGGAAATCTTATGACTGTAGCAACTTCTAAAGATGATTTGTATAAACTTTCAGTAGATGAAGCGGACACCCTGATGAAAGGAATGAATACTCTTTTGGTTACAGATCCGATATGTATAGACAGATACCGAAAGTTGTTCAGCTTGCTTCAAAATGAAGAAAATATTCCTCTTATGTTTCATTGTTCTGCCGGGAAAGACCGTACAGGTATGGCGGTAGCTCTTGTATTATCGTCTTTGGGGGTAGATGAAGAAACTATATTGGACGACTATTTGCTTTCTAATTCCTACTTAGCAGATAAATATGCCGAATATAAAAATGCCTCTCCGGCATTGAAGTCTTTATTTGAAGTCAAACCTGAATTTTTGAAATCAGGCTTAGATACGATTAAAAAAGAGCATAGTACAATAGATGCATTTTTGAAGAATATTCTGAATGTGGATATTGAAAAAATGCGTGAGCTGTATTTATTTTGA
- a CDS encoding pyridoxal phosphate-dependent aminotransferase produces MTQVSARIANLSVSETLAMSQKSNELKAQGINVINLSVGEPDFYTPDHIKAAAKKAIDDNFSFYSPVPGYLSLRQAISKKLETENGLSYKPEQIICSNGAKQAVCNAVLSVVNPDDEVIIPAPCWVSYIEMVKLAEGKSIVIHTGIEQNFKIPPAELEAAITPKTRAIILCSPSNPTGSIYSKAELKGLADVLAKHPNIIIISDEIYEHINYTGKHESIAQFENIRERVVIINGVSKAYAMTGWRLGWMAAPQWIAAACNKLQGQYTSGASSIAQKAAEAAYLGGQQCVEDMRQAFERRRDLIVKLASEIEGFKVNKPEGAFYLFPECSYYLGKSYNGRSIKTSADLAMFLLEEGHVACVGGLAFEAANYIRFSYATSDENIIEAMKRVKETLAKLK; encoded by the coding sequence ATGACACAAGTATCAGCACGCATAGCGAACCTTTCTGTATCAGAAACTTTAGCAATGTCGCAAAAGAGCAACGAATTGAAGGCTCAAGGAATCAATGTGATCAACCTAAGTGTTGGAGAGCCTGACTTTTATACACCGGATCATATAAAGGCGGCTGCAAAAAAGGCTATTGATGATAATTTTTCATTTTATTCTCCTGTTCCCGGATATCTTTCGTTGCGACAAGCAATAAGTAAAAAACTGGAGACAGAAAACGGATTGAGTTATAAGCCTGAACAAATTATTTGTTCGAACGGAGCCAAACAAGCAGTTTGCAATGCTGTACTAAGTGTTGTTAATCCGGATGACGAAGTCATTATACCTGCTCCATGCTGGGTAAGCTACATAGAAATGGTAAAACTTGCAGAAGGTAAGAGTATTGTTATACATACAGGTATAGAGCAAAACTTTAAAATACCTCCGGCTGAATTAGAAGCTGCAATTACACCTAAAACAAGAGCTATAATACTATGCTCACCTTCCAATCCTACAGGAAGTATATACAGCAAAGCAGAATTGAAAGGTCTGGCTGATGTATTGGCTAAACACCCTAATATAATCATAATCTCTGACGAGATATATGAACATATAAACTATACAGGCAAACACGAAAGTATTGCCCAGTTTGAAAACATCAGAGAAAGAGTAGTAATTATAAACGGTGTATCTAAAGCGTATGCAATGACGGGATGGCGCTTAGGATGGATGGCCGCCCCACAGTGGATCGCTGCAGCTTGTAATAAGCTACAAGGTCAATACACTTCGGGAGCATCTTCTATTGCTCAGAAAGCAGCAGAGGCAGCATATTTAGGCGGACAGCAATGTGTGGAAGATATGCGACAGGCATTTGAACGTCGCCGTGACCTAATCGTAAAACTAGCTTCCGAAATAGAAGGTTTTAAAGTAAACAAACCCGAAGGAGCTTTCTATTTATTCCCTGAATGCAGCTACTACCTTGGCAAATCATACAACGGAAGATCGATCAAAACATCGGCCGATCTTGCCATGTTCCTTTTAGAAGAAGGACATGTGGCATGTGTTGGTGGACTTGCTTTCGAAGCTGCAAATTATATCCGTTTCTCATATGCAACATCTGATGAAAATATCATTGAAGCAATGAAACGAGTTAAAGAGACTCTGGCTAAATTAAAATAA
- a CDS encoding PEP/pyruvate-binding domain-containing protein produces MEKLPDIKAFRFKDTSFANLMTKRIFNVLLIATKYDSFMLEDDGRIDEQIFNEYTSLNLNYPPRFTQVYSEDEAIRKISENHYELIIQMPNMDDTDIFSTAKHIKELYPETPFIVLTPFSKEVSKRLSSEDLSGVDYVFSWLGNPDLLLAIIKLIEDGMNVEHDTESVGVQVILLIEDSVRFYSSALPTLFKIVMEASKEFSKEALNEHQQMLRMRGRPKIMLARTFEEAVDIYKKYYNNILGVITDMSYAHGGTKDKLAGYNFVKWMRKQRRFAPVVFTSSEVKNKAYADELGCSFIDKNSKSFPRDLKKQVVNNFGFGDFIIIDPETGNEIMRIRNLKDMQKNIFNIPDASIEYHLSHDHFSRFFYSRAMFPLAEWLKRIAVTDFSSMEEARQIIYDMIIKYRKVKNSGIVATFDKDRFDEFSNFARMGDGSIGGKGRSIAFIDNIIKEHLELNEDNKISVKIPRTVVLCTDIFDEFMETNDLYPIALSDKSDDEILRCFFRAGLPDRLIEDFMVFLDSIDAPIAVRSSSLLEDSHYQPFAGVYSTYMIPLMKDKYDTLGLLSKAIKAVYASVFYKDSKTYMTATQNLIDQEKMAIVIQEAVGTNYEDHFYPTISGVARSLNFYPIGNERPEEGIANIVLGLGKYIVEGGSNLRFSPAHPHNIVQLSSVDLALRDTQRFFYALDTKNIQKEFTTNDGFNLLKLNIKDAEKDGSIKYISSTYDPVDQVIYDGYYDSGRKIISFANVLQHNVFPLAEILQQVLKIGQSEMGRAVEIEFAVDLKEKGEGIFYLLQIRPIVQNKELQIEDLSRIKPEDEILHSNNALGHGIISDVHDIIYVKTKNFNAANNTKIATEIDKLNAEFLEKEKNYILVGPGRWGSSDSWLGIPVKWPQISNAQVLVELTLDNYKIEPSQGTHFFQNLTSFGVGYFSINPFTSKDGLFDEDYLNKQPAVFETDFIRHVQFLNPMVIKINGKKNIGTVLKPEQI; encoded by the coding sequence ATGGAGAAATTACCCGATATAAAAGCTTTCCGATTCAAGGATACATCTTTTGCCAATCTGATGACTAAACGTATTTTTAATGTCTTGTTGATAGCAACGAAATACGATTCGTTTATGTTGGAGGATGATGGGCGTATTGATGAACAGATATTTAATGAATATACATCACTTAATCTAAACTATCCGCCTCGTTTTACTCAGGTATATTCAGAAGATGAGGCCATACGGAAAATAAGTGAAAATCATTATGAACTGATCATTCAGATGCCAAATATGGATGATACGGATATATTCTCTACAGCAAAGCATATAAAAGAATTATATCCTGAAACACCATTCATTGTACTCACGCCTTTCTCTAAAGAGGTATCAAAAAGACTATCGTCGGAAGACTTATCGGGTGTTGATTACGTGTTTAGCTGGCTTGGCAACCCCGATCTTTTACTGGCTATAATCAAGCTAATAGAAGATGGTATGAATGTAGAACATGACACAGAAAGTGTAGGTGTACAAGTTATACTCCTCATCGAAGACTCTGTACGGTTTTACTCTTCAGCCTTACCCACTCTGTTCAAAATTGTAATGGAGGCATCAAAAGAATTCTCGAAAGAGGCTTTGAACGAACACCAGCAAATGTTGCGTATGCGTGGACGCCCTAAAATTATGCTGGCTCGTACTTTCGAAGAAGCGGTTGACATCTATAAGAAATACTATAACAACATCTTAGGTGTTATTACCGATATGAGTTATGCTCATGGCGGGACAAAAGATAAGTTAGCCGGCTACAATTTTGTAAAATGGATGCGGAAGCAACGGCGATTTGCACCAGTGGTTTTTACCTCATCAGAAGTTAAAAACAAAGCTTATGCTGATGAGTTAGGCTGTAGTTTTATTGATAAGAATTCAAAGAGTTTTCCTCGGGATTTGAAAAAGCAGGTGGTCAACAATTTCGGATTTGGAGATTTTATTATAATAGATCCTGAGACCGGAAATGAGATTATGCGAATACGCAACCTGAAGGATATGCAGAAGAATATATTCAATATTCCGGATGCATCGATAGAGTACCACCTTTCACACGATCATTTTTCCCGTTTCTTCTATTCCAGAGCCATGTTCCCTTTGGCTGAGTGGCTAAAGCGTATTGCGGTTACAGATTTTAGCAGTATGGAAGAGGCGCGTCAGATTATATACGATATGATAATAAAATATCGTAAGGTTAAGAACTCGGGAATAGTTGCCACATTCGACAAAGATCGCTTCGATGAGTTTTCTAACTTTGCACGAATGGGTGACGGCTCTATAGGCGGTAAAGGGCGTAGTATCGCTTTTATTGATAATATAATAAAGGAACACTTAGAGTTAAATGAGGATAACAAGATTTCGGTCAAGATTCCTCGTACAGTAGTATTATGCACCGACATCTTTGATGAGTTCATGGAGACCAACGACCTGTATCCAATAGCATTATCAGACAAGTCGGATGATGAAATATTAAGATGTTTCTTTCGAGCGGGCTTACCGGATCGCCTTATCGAAGATTTCATGGTCTTTCTGGATTCAATAGATGCTCCAATTGCCGTACGCTCTTCTAGTCTGCTTGAAGACTCGCACTATCAGCCTTTTGCGGGTGTATATTCAACATATATGATTCCTTTGATGAAAGACAAGTATGATACACTCGGATTGCTTAGCAAGGCTATAAAAGCAGTGTATGCTTCTGTTTTTTACAAAGACAGTAAAACTTATATGACTGCAACACAGAACCTGATAGATCAGGAAAAAATGGCAATAGTGATACAAGAGGCTGTAGGGACTAACTACGAAGATCATTTTTATCCAACTATATCAGGTGTGGCACGATCATTGAATTTTTACCCTATAGGGAATGAACGACCCGAAGAAGGTATAGCCAACATTGTATTAGGTTTGGGTAAATATATTGTAGAAGGAGGTTCGAATCTGCGTTTCTCACCGGCACATCCACACAATATTGTACAGCTGAGTTCCGTAGATTTGGCCTTAAGAGATACTCAACGCTTTTTTTACGCTTTGGATACAAAGAATATTCAAAAGGAATTTACAACGAATGATGGTTTTAACCTTTTGAAGCTAAATATAAAAGATGCAGAAAAAGATGGCTCTATAAAATATATATCATCGACGTACGACCCTGTTGATCAGGTTATATATGATGGATATTATGATAGTGGTCGAAAGATAATATCGTTTGCAAACGTTTTACAGCATAATGTTTTCCCTCTTGCTGAAATTCTACAGCAAGTTTTAAAAATTGGACAATCGGAAATGGGACGTGCTGTAGAGATAGAATTTGCTGTAGATCTGAAAGAAAAAGGAGAAGGGATATTTTATCTGTTGCAAATAAGACCAATAGTACAAAATAAAGAATTGCAGATTGAAGATTTGTCTCGGATAAAACCGGAGGATGAGATATTACACTCGAATAATGCTTTAGGCCACGGAATTATAAGTGATGTGCATGATATTATCTACGTGAAAACAAAGAATTTCAATGCAGCTAACAACACAAAAATAGCGACAGAGATTGATAAACTGAATGCTGAATTTTTGGAGAAAGAGAAAAACTACATACTGGTAGGTCCCGGAAGATGGGGAAGCAGTGATTCTTGGCTAGGTATTCCGGTTAAATGGCCTCAAATATCGAATGCTCAGGTGTTAGTTGAGCTTACCTTGGATAACTATAAAATAGAGCCAAGTCAGGGTACTCATTTCTTTCAGAACCTGACATCTTTTGGCGTTGGATATTTCTCTATCAATCCGTTCACATCTAAAGATGGTTTATTTGATGAAGATTATCTGAATAAACAACCTGCGGTCTTCGAAACTGATTTTATACGACATGTTCAGTTTCTAAATCCGATGGTTATAAAGATAAATGGAAAAAAGAACATTGGAACCGTACTGAAACCCGAACAAATATAA
- the carB gene encoding carbamoyl-phosphate synthase (glutamine-hydrolyzing) large subunit produces the protein MDINIDVKKVLVLGSGALKIGEAGEFDYSGSQALKALKEEGIETVLINPNIATVQTSEGSADKIYFLPITPYFVEKVIKKEKPDGILLAFGGQTALNCGVQLFQEGILEKYNLRVLGTPVQAIMDTEDRELFVKKLDQIDVKTIKSHAVGTIEDAVKAAKDLGYPIIIRAAYALGGLGSGFCDNEQELRALAEKAFSYSSQILVEKSLKGWKEIEYEVVRDKYGNCMTVCNMENFDPLGIHTGESIVVAPSQTLTNDEFHKLRELSIRIVKHIGIVGECNVQFAFDTESEDYRVIEVNARLSRSSALASKATGYPLAFVAAKLGLGYGLFELKNSVTKSTCAFFEPALDYIVVKIPRWDLGKFHGVSREIGSSMKSVGEIMAIGRTFEEAIQKGLRMINIGMHGFAANKPLEVDDLDESLKNPTDKRIFCIEEAFKRGYTVDQIHDLTKIDNWFLQKLKYIYQCSKELEKYDDVQSLPLDLLHTSKKMGFSDFQIAKIVCKEPTLVERVQHDVRRIRKENGIVPCVKQIDTLAAEYPAQTNYLYITYNGRENDVKYLGDHKSVIVLGSGAYRIGSSVEFDWCSVNALQSIRKEGYRSVMINYNPETVSTDYDMCDRLYFDELTFERVMDIIELENPHGVILSVGGQIPNNLAMRLDAAKVNILGTTAKSIDNAEDRHKFSSMLDRIGVDQPRWKELTSLQDIKGFVDEVGYPVLIRPSYVLSGAAMNVCSNDQELENFLGLAAEVSKKHPVVVSEFVENAKEIEIDAVANKGEIIMYAISEHVEFAGVHSGDATIQFPAQRLYIETVRRIKKVARKVAEELQISGPFNMQFLAKDNEIKVIECNLRASRSFPFVSKVLKINFIELATQVMLGKKVEKPNKNDFDLDYVGIKASQFSFSRLQKADPVLGVDMASTGEVGCIGDNFYDAMLKSMLSVGYKIPKKTVLFSTGPAKSKVELLQAAKLLHQKGYELYATGGSQRFLVENGIPATQVFWPNDNQQPNALEMIHNKQIDLVVNIPKNFTTSELDNGYKIRRAAIDFNVPLLTNSRLASAFIQAFCKMNVDELEIKAWNEYD, from the coding sequence ATGGATATAAATATAGACGTAAAAAAAGTATTAGTCCTTGGTTCGGGTGCATTAAAAATTGGAGAGGCCGGAGAATTCGACTACTCCGGTTCACAAGCCCTGAAAGCCCTGAAAGAGGAAGGAATTGAAACTGTACTTATCAACCCTAATATAGCAACAGTACAAACTTCGGAAGGGAGTGCTGACAAAATATATTTCTTGCCTATTACTCCATACTTTGTTGAGAAAGTTATCAAAAAAGAAAAACCGGATGGAATCCTGTTAGCTTTTGGAGGACAAACAGCACTCAACTGTGGAGTACAACTTTTTCAGGAAGGAATTCTTGAAAAATACAATTTACGAGTTCTCGGAACGCCTGTACAGGCCATCATGGATACTGAAGACCGTGAATTGTTTGTAAAGAAACTAGATCAGATAGATGTAAAAACCATCAAGAGCCATGCCGTTGGCACAATTGAGGATGCAGTAAAGGCAGCTAAAGACTTAGGTTACCCGATCATCATCCGTGCCGCTTATGCCTTAGGCGGATTAGGTTCAGGCTTCTGTGACAATGAACAAGAGCTACGAGCTCTTGCAGAAAAGGCCTTCTCCTACTCTTCTCAAATTCTTGTTGAGAAATCGCTCAAGGGCTGGAAAGAGATCGAATACGAAGTGGTTCGTGACAAGTACGGCAACTGTATGACTGTTTGTAATATGGAAAACTTCGACCCGCTCGGAATCCATACAGGAGAAAGTATTGTTGTAGCACCATCGCAAACATTAACGAACGATGAGTTTCACAAGCTTCGTGAATTATCCATCCGCATCGTAAAACATATAGGCATAGTTGGAGAATGTAACGTACAATTTGCCTTCGATACAGAATCGGAAGATTACAGGGTAATCGAAGTAAATGCACGTCTGAGCCGCTCTTCTGCTCTTGCATCTAAAGCTACAGGCTATCCTCTGGCTTTTGTTGCGGCAAAATTAGGTCTGGGATATGGATTGTTCGAATTGAAAAACTCTGTTACAAAATCTACTTGTGCATTCTTCGAGCCGGCACTCGACTACATTGTGGTAAAAATACCTCGCTGGGATTTAGGTAAGTTCCATGGAGTATCTAGGGAGATTGGCTCTAGTATGAAATCTGTAGGCGAGATAATGGCAATAGGACGTACATTCGAAGAAGCGATACAGAAAGGTCTTCGTATGATCAATATCGGCATGCACGGATTTGCGGCTAATAAGCCTCTGGAAGTGGATGACCTAGATGAGTCACTCAAAAACCCGACAGACAAACGTATATTCTGCATCGAAGAAGCATTCAAAAGAGGATATACTGTAGATCAAATCCATGACCTGACTAAAATCGATAATTGGTTCTTACAAAAACTGAAATACATATATCAATGTTCTAAAGAACTTGAAAAATATGACGATGTGCAGTCTCTTCCTTTAGACTTACTACATACATCAAAAAAGATGGGATTCTCTGATTTCCAGATAGCTAAGATTGTATGTAAAGAACCTACTCTTGTAGAAAGAGTTCAGCACGATGTGCGCCGTATACGTAAAGAGAACGGAATAGTACCTTGTGTAAAACAAATAGACACATTGGCAGCAGAGTATCCTGCTCAAACAAACTACCTGTATATCACATATAATGGTAGAGAAAACGATGTAAAATACTTAGGAGATCATAAATCTGTAATCGTTCTGGGCTCGGGTGCATACCGCATCGGTTCTTCGGTTGAGTTTGACTGGTGTTCGGTGAACGCCTTGCAAAGTATCCGTAAAGAAGGTTATCGATCGGTAATGATCAACTATAACCCCGAAACGGTTTCTACAGACTATGACATGTGCGACCGCCTATACTTCGATGAACTTACATTTGAACGTGTAATGGATATCATCGAACTCGAAAATCCTCATGGAGTAATACTTTCGGTAGGAGGGCAGATTCCGAACAACCTTGCAATGCGCCTTGACGCAGCTAAGGTAAACATATTGGGAACTACAGCTAAAAGCATCGATAATGCAGAAGACCGCCACAAGTTCTCGAGTATGCTCGACCGCATAGGTGTAGATCAACCTCGCTGGAAAGAACTAACATCTCTGCAAGACATCAAAGGCTTTGTAGACGAAGTTGGATATCCTGTGCTGATACGTCCATCATACGTACTGTCAGGTGCAGCGATGAATGTATGTTCTAACGATCAGGAACTGGAAAACTTCTTAGGGTTGGCAGCCGAAGTTTCGAAGAAACATCCGGTAGTAGTGAGCGAATTTGTTGAAAATGCAAAGGAAATAGAGATAGATGCTGTAGCCAACAAAGGTGAAATCATAATGTACGCAATCTCTGAACACGTAGAGTTTGCCGGAGTTCACTCGGGAGATGCTACAATACAATTCCCTGCTCAACGCCTATATATAGAAACAGTAAGACGCATAAAGAAAGTAGCCCGCAAGGTAGCTGAAGAGTTACAGATATCAGGACCTTTCAATATGCAGTTCTTAGCCAAAGACAATGAGATTAAAGTAATCGAATGTAACTTGCGAGCATCCCGCTCCTTCCCTTTTGTTTCTAAGGTTTTGAAAATAAACTTTATCGAACTGGCTACCCAAGTGATGCTTGGCAAAAAAGTAGAGAAACCGAACAAGAATGATTTCGATCTTGACTATGTAGGAATCAAAGCTTCTCAGTTCTCTTTCTCACGTCTGCAAAAGGCCGACCCTGTATTAGGAGTGGATATGGCTTCGACCGGAGAAGTAGGTTGTATCGGGGATAACTTCTATGATGCCATGCTTAAATCAATGCTGTCTGTAGGTTACAAGATTCCGAAAAAGACCGTATTGTTCTCAACCGGCCCGGCTAAATCGAAAGTAGAGTTGCTCCAAGCTGCAAAACTTCTACACCAAAAAGGATATGAATTATATGCAACCGGAGGTTCACAACGATTCCTTGTAGAAAACGGAATTCCTGCAACTCAGGTATTTTGGCCAAATGACAATCAACAGCCAAATGCATTGGAAATGATACACAACAAACAAATCGACCTAGTCGTAAATATTCCTAAGAATTTTACCACCAGTGAGCTCGACAATGGTTACAAAATCCGTCGTGCAGCGATAGACTTTAATGTACCATTGCTTACCAACTCGCGCCTTGCATCAGCTTTTATACAGGCATTTTGTAAGATGAATGTGGATGAGCTTGAAATTAAAGCTTGGAATGAATACGATTAA
- a CDS encoding bifunctional 3,4-dihydroxy-2-butanone-4-phosphate synthase/GTP cyclohydrolase II, translated as MDKIKLDTVEEAIDEIKKGNFVIVVDDEDRENEGDLIIAAEAITPEKINFMETHARGLICAPLTSERCDELDLPMMVTNNTSMHSTPFTVSIDLLKNGVTTGISAYDRAQTILALTKKETKPEDFGRPGHIFPLRAKDKGVLSRIGHTEAAVDLARLAGLYPAGVLIEIKKEDGEMARLPELRKMADEYNLKLISVADLIRYRLGRESLIERGAKVKMPTAYGDFELIPFKQKATGLEHVAIIKGTWDKDEPILVRVHSSCMTGDIFGSKRCECGEQLHKSMEMIQKEGKGVVIYLNQEGRGIGLMAKMEAYKLQEEGYDTVDANLHLGYRADERDYGVGAAILRDLNVCKMRLLTNNPVKRKGLESFGLTVVENVPIEVTPNQYNEFYMHTKKERMGHDLHNVD; from the coding sequence ATGGATAAGATTAAACTGGACACAGTAGAAGAAGCAATTGACGAAATTAAAAAAGGCAATTTCGTTATTGTAGTAGACGATGAAGATCGTGAAAACGAAGGCGATTTAATAATTGCAGCAGAAGCAATTACTCCGGAAAAGATAAACTTCATGGAGACACATGCCAGAGGTTTGATTTGCGCTCCGCTGACATCAGAACGCTGTGACGAACTAGATTTACCAATGATGGTGACCAACAATACCTCTATGCATTCTACTCCCTTCACTGTATCAATCGACCTATTGAAAAACGGTGTTACAACAGGGATATCTGCATACGACAGGGCGCAAACAATATTGGCTCTAACAAAAAAAGAAACTAAGCCGGAAGACTTTGGTCGTCCGGGACATATATTCCCATTACGTGCTAAAGATAAAGGTGTACTAAGCCGTATTGGACATACCGAAGCAGCTGTAGACCTGGCACGTTTAGCAGGACTATATCCTGCCGGAGTATTGATTGAAATAAAAAAAGAAGATGGTGAAATGGCTCGTCTGCCTGAACTGAGAAAGATGGCAGATGAATACAACCTCAAACTTATATCTGTTGCTGACCTGATACGATACAGGCTCGGAAGAGAGTCTCTTATAGAAAGAGGAGCTAAAGTAAAAATGCCAACTGCATATGGAGATTTTGAACTAATTCCTTTCAAACAAAAAGCAACAGGATTAGAACATGTAGCCATTATAAAAGGAACATGGGATAAAGATGAACCGATACTCGTTCGTGTACACTCATCTTGTATGACTGGCGATATTTTTGGATCGAAACGCTGCGAATGTGGCGAGCAACTTCACAAATCGATGGAGATGATACAAAAAGAAGGAAAAGGGGTTGTCATCTACCTCAATCAGGAAGGTCGCGGCATTGGCCTGATGGCAAAAATGGAAGCATACAAATTACAGGAAGAAGGTTACGATACAGTAGACGCCAACCTACACTTGGGATATCGTGCCGATGAGCGCGATTATGGCGTTGGTGCTGCAATTCTTCGCGACCTGAATGTATGTAAAATGCGGTTACTTACAAATAATCCTGTAAAAAGAAAAGGTTTGGAATCCTTTGGGCTTACTGTTGTAGAAAATGTACCGATCGAAGTTACTCCTAACCAGTATAATGAGTTTTATATGCATACTAAAAAAGAACGCATGGGCCATGACTTACATAATGTAGATTAA